The window ATATAAATTACCCGAAGTGGATGCTTTTGAAATCTACCACCAGGCGTCGCCCACTTTGCGGTTCCTCGTGAAtatggacagtggaagtgtgacgtcacaactgtcaattactttccaaacaaaagttgaaatgcccaatctcaagactttttaatttctataaagttaacattttgcttcctctgctgctttttcttttaagtatagtgttttttacgataataccatcataattccgtgttctatttctatgaaatatagtttaaaagtttaaattaaagacattctaaccttactttattaatacatgcattttattgttatttttataaaacaacatgctttattatttacacaaccttgtaaaattgttgtagtaactattagaatacttaaatattgcaaaaagcggaaagattctttaaaaaaaatgaaaaaataacgaaaaatacaaattatccacactaaacaaggtttgtttggaaagtgaaactgacagatgtcaataaaatctacgtcatcacttccacggtccattatatgcttcaaatataaagagagaaagcttttaaaaactgcattttgattatactattttatgaattctgcaatttttaattcatATGAAGCAATAacaagtaaatatttgtctctttggagattaattgtaaacatctgttgtaatctggcaactgctgatttgacgattgccaaatctatcccctaatctatcaaagggtaattgccaaaataatttctaataattaactgccattaatctccaaagaaacaaatatgtactcattattgtTTTatctaaatcaaaaattgcagaacttataacataatataaacaaaatgtacatttctaaagctttatctttttatatttgaagcatacagcatctacattataaaaacatgccaacactgctataccgaaattttttgttccatgtttgacatttgcggctaaaATCATTCGGTAAACTCAACAATTATCATGGTACATTATATTATCCATCAGACTCATCAGCATCAgagtatataaataatatactcaGTTTTCCATCACCATTTATTTAAACCATAAGTACATAATATATTGCTTATGCTGAAACTAAATAGACATAGTATAcaaaatatactaaaaaaaagtgaaataaacattatttaagaaaaacatggaaagaaacacatttttattgaaaaatgtccAGTTATAGTTCAGATGATGAAAACTTGGTGTTATTAAAAGAAGCTCAAGATAGTCAGTTCCTTCAAGAAAATTTGTACAGTAAGAAAAAGGGTTggttagaattttatttttagaattaatTATTTATACTATATTATTTTAGACTGCAAAAAACCCGAAAACGTGAATGTTTCAGCCAGCTTAAAACAAAGAGAGAATGAtcagtttaacaattttaaagtAACTCCAGAATTTCAAGAATATATAGCAAGACGTTTGTGCTGGCTTCTTGATAAAAAGCTAGAAAATGAGTTTAAATATGCAACTGATGGCACAGAAGTTAAGTCTAAAAGGAAAAAGATTGGTGGCATTAAACTGTTTTCTAAATCAGAAAAACTAATAACAATTGGAAAGACCCCAAATAATATTGTTGCATTAGCTTTTAAACCAGTGAATAGAACAGTGGGAAAATATAGTGCTCCAGTAAATTTAGATGATTTAAGATATATAACAGTATCTGGTAAAGATATTTTGTTACAAAAGGATATTACATACTGGTCTAACAGAACTAAATCATCAAAATTTTTCCAATACAAACAAATTAACAATGGTACATTAGAATTACAAGAACCACTATTTAAATAGTTAATACAAACATGTCTCATATGCCTCCTTTTCGTCTTAATGTCCCTAATATACCTACAGACTTGCCATCTGCTCCATCAAATCctaaaaaaagaaggaaaaatgcACCCATTCAACCTCCTCCCAGTGTCCAAGAtcttttgcctccacccttgtcagGATATGGTGATACTATTGTAGCTTCCAATCCATTTGATGACTGCCCTAGTAATGTTAACACTGGGGTTATGTCAAGACCCCATGGAGGACCACCTATGGGTATGGGAGGTATGTTATACCAGTTATAATATTGTTGTattacgtgtttgtgtgtgtgtgtttaagGATAAGATATCGATAAAACATAGTCACTTTTTTTTTGTCTAGAAACCTGTTAAGACATTGTTATTAAGACAGACTAGGTCGGGGGTAGGAGGTAAAGATAAATTGGGTAAAGCGgaggttaggattctaattacaaaatttgtagtaatttattatctatatatacaaatatatacaaatatatatatatatatatatatatatatatatatatatatacatatatatatatatatatatatatatatatatatatatatatatatatatatatacagtagactccctctataacgagaactgaaatgacagactaattacctcgttataagccgatctcgttatatcagacaatatatactgtgcatacatatgaatctgtagttttctaaaccattaacttcctatagtgaagccattcggagcaatataagatgctaataaatattgtttgaatggcatttttgaaaaaaatttatttacttttattgtcaatgaaatatagtaaagcataaaagagttgtttacttttattatcaatgatatacgttaaaacaaaaaatctgtatttatatttttttccaactacataatgtataaagcgtattttcaaggatatcataaactattgcttctgcaattttaagaactctgtcatttttaactgctttaaatagtccagtatcattctatcatattttctaaagattaGTTTATTGAGGgactgtttgaaaaggtatttatttatagccacgacccgaccacacacgtaaaaaacacgtttttggatcttattttctctcgttataaccaaatttgcctcgctatagacggttatagttcaatagaaatttcacgggacatctaatgtatctcgttataagcgaaacctcgtaataaccgtgttcgttatacagggagtatactgtatatatatatatatatatatatatatatatatatatatatatatatatatatatatatatatatacaagaaataatataaacaaacaacacagtttattagggttgcagtcagaaaattggccagGATGTTattgaaacactcttttgactttttctctagctttcggaatggttttattcctttttcaagacactaataatgtatatatatgtatatatatatatatctatatatatatatatatatatatatatatatatatatatatatatatatatacatatataaatctgtaggaaatatcaggtatagtggtctataataaaaatctttgtttttttctaagactcaatatttcgccatttattttatagcttcatcagaagtaaactgtaaaacaattagaaacattacaaacaaatgatgtacaaatagatttaaaaaacattcacagaaattaaaagatttcacaaataaaactaACATTGAAGTATGTAAACttttgaatgtcaagattaaactgTCCTAAGCACATTCCCCACAGCAGtacgataaaaaaaattaaaattatttcaaatgtacaaataaaaacaacaataaaataaaagaaacgttagaagaatgatatttctttgatgaattattaaggttaattgttattaaggtgaatcttagctattttgaatatttataaattttgttcaatacattagaggtgtgcttattagttcttttagacgaactagttcaagggaactatttcacaaaaatgaactagtccagtgaactagttcgcgagagaactatttgtaggaccgaaatcgaaatccaaccctaacgttactggttgccagatgtctcgtcttatcatcacacaagctcggcgccggccgctcgttttcttcggttttcagtcagtctttcactACTGTACAAGTAGTTCGGGTTCGGAACCATTTCTTTCAATGTtatgtttaggtttaaatgttttaaatttatttctcaaatgttttgcaaaacattttttttatttgcaaaaaattattaagatttgttttttattaaccattttaaatataaatatggttcacgtatgatttatttttatatttacgtatatttaaaCTTATAGGTATTTATAattaggttatttctaaaagaacctttatagaaaaaaatcagtgaattttctaggaacattatataacacattttcattctcacttttacataaaattatattttatgtaaatgcatcaatcattttaaccacaactaaaaattttcatttcaaaGTTACAATACGAGAAACAATGCAGCATGGCAACGTCCAAGCCAATGCATGGGCATAAGATCCGAACGATTATGACATTAAGATAagactgtttatgttattgtcacaTTCATAAGAATTATTATCTGTTATCTGAGCCTAATCAGCATTTCTTTTTTTGAACTAGTCAGTCCACCCCATTCACAAAATGATAAATatgatctcattcattcattattttcttctttagaagttgagacacaatttataatgcaaatcgttcgcagtgaactacacttgagtgcaaaacaatcgactcaaaagcgatatttgagattacaccttctgttttaatgtaagaagtatgaaaataacaaGATGTAATTTGCAAacagtaactttattattgaacttacaaaaaccgctatttcattatttggaagacgcattataaaaacaatatgctatTCGAACAAAGTTTCtcaaatattcatcattggaactatcCCAAGAAAGAcgtaatgaacagagaaatcatcaattacgaaatgaatttttttatttttcaatatctgaTATTACCACCCCTATTCCTAATTAGACTTTTCagtcgatttcgcatggatcggatgacttttctaataaattcttgaggcattgcttcccattcatcattaagcgcagCCCTCAATTCCATTAGGCTCCTTGGTGCAGGATTTCTGTTtcggacccttcgtttaagctcatcccaaacatactctattggatttatgtccgggctcaacgcaggccaatttattgtaggtataccgatctcagtcagataggtggtggtgactcgtgcggtatgatatcgtgcattatcatgcaataaaataaaggcatcaccaataaatcccacGTATGAAACCacatttcctccaaaatatctctgatgtaacgatccgccgttaaacctccaccacgtcctccaccaggcacgaaaaccaactcaattttcccatccatggaaatgcctgcccaaaatatacaagaaccgcctccatatgacacaatttctcgtatacaacattggGCAAATCGTtctcctggccttctatagactcgacaCCTCTTttcgttgccatgtaggcagatcctactttcgtcggagaataatacctgactccattgatagtggtcccaatccagatgttcgcgagcaaattctagtcgcctttacttctgggctgcagttagcttgggactTGTAGCTGCTCTTTTTGGTGTCAGATTGGCTGCTTtaagtctccttctgactgtccaaacgctagtaaccacacctcggacctctctaagctcttctttgagattagcaccagtcaaatgtcgatttctcagagatttagatacaagaaatcgatcatctctctccgttgttgtttgtttacggcctcctccttgtcggcggacataatcaccagtatcCTGGTACCGACGATATACTCaggacacagcagattggcttatatttagtcgatttgccacggccctctggctcaggtcttctctcaataatgctactgcttgagctgctttgacagatgtggtatccattcgttatgcagttgcgaacttaattGACTCACGTTTTAGTGCATCGCTATGGAAATTGATGCctacgatgttaaccgaacgcgttaagtcggtgcgtgtcgatttcaatgagtcaaattctgaccccctctctacgtgttacattatttatttgtaatacgtcgcccgatttaccaaaaaccaaaacttttttcaaactcaataatgaggataataattgtacaataaatattattaaatttacaccttttagattgaaacaggagatgtactttcgcaaaataattttgagtcgatttttttgcactcaagtgtagttctatgaaaattaatgaactagttcaattagttcagttgaaagaatcgttcatttgaactatttcgatggtgaactacacatctctaCAATACATTACAATATTACTTAATTGTccagtgtctgttttataatttaaagtgtttgtatttttgtttatgtgatacatctcaagaaataatttacttttgtagttatcagtctgtgccaaaatgcgagctttgttatagtcaagCATATGACCAGTATTTTCATAGTGTTCAACTACTGCAcaagtattttttcccaagccgcaatcacttttatgttgtgtgatgcgttgttttagccattgtaatgtttggccaatgtagctattttgacatcctagacacagtatttcataaacaacattacttttatatattgtTGGTACTGgatctttgatttttgaaaatagttgtttgctgttcat is drawn from Diabrotica undecimpunctata isolate CICGRU chromosome 5, icDiaUnde3, whole genome shotgun sequence and contains these coding sequences:
- the LOC140441390 gene encoding uncharacterized protein isoform X1, which gives rise to MSSYSSDDENLVLLKEAQDSQFLQENLYSKKKDCKKPENVNVSASLKQRENDQFNNFKVTPEFQEYIARRLCWLLDKKLENEFKYATDGTEVKSKRKKIGGIKLFSKSEKLITIGKTPNNIVALAFKPVNRTVGKYSAPVNLDDLRYITVSGKDILLQKDITYWSNRTKSSKFFQYKQINNGTLELQEPLFK
- the LOC140441390 gene encoding uncharacterized protein isoform X2, which encodes MSSYSSDDENLVLLKEAQDSQFLQENLYNCKKPENVNVSASLKQRENDQFNNFKVTPEFQEYIARRLCWLLDKKLENEFKYATDGTEVKSKRKKIGGIKLFSKSEKLITIGKTPNNIVALAFKPVNRTVGKYSAPVNLDDLRYITVSGKDILLQKDITYWSNRTKSSKFFQYKQINNGTLELQEPLFK